The sequence below is a genomic window from Coffea arabica cultivar ET-39 chromosome 8e, Coffea Arabica ET-39 HiFi, whole genome shotgun sequence.
cTATTAACGTTTGATACCATTATCAATTTCTCCCTTAACAttattttttagtcactttacccccaaaACTAGTTGCCAAACTTAAcagagtttgttaattaaagtgaaaagacataTTTAACCATTAAAaatattatcactttatccccaTAAACTATAGTTTCATTATTAATTTACCCCCTAGAGttatttttaggcaatttattCTACCATTAAATCaacttagcaagttaaaaaattttaaaagaaaataccctcctctttttataataaaataataaaaaatttagactgACTCTTCTcatttttagtatcaagaaaaaagtcaaagtattaatttcttttttcttgacaatcttattaatatcaaaaaagaatagaaagatggagaggggaaggggaagaggaagatagctcaattttttttaaaaaaattacaaataagaaagaattaaatatttttatttttttaaaattattttacttttctaTTTACTAACAAATTCCAATCCTAATCCCGACAACTTTAATGTAATATgataatgttagacttttctttattttctttctttgcaaaatctaattttctttcttcttcttttttatctctttttcttttcctagtattaataagtgtgaaaaaaatttgagaaaatcctgttatttttatattttttttatttcttaaagcgaaaaaaaggaaaaataactattccaatttttatttttaattatatatataaaaggtaaatatatttaaatttttttaaccatactagttagattaatgatgaggtaaaatgcctagaaaataatgttaggaaagtgattgtatcactataatctaaatgaataaagcgataataacaatgtagtaatgctacaaaataaaagggtatttttgtccaaaaattattaacatgttgagttgaattacttatgggggtaaagtgactaaaagataatgttagggggtaaactgatagtagtgatatagtttaagggggtaaCGTAATAATAACCCTTATACTCTCAACTCTCGAGTCACCgctaaccacaaaaaaaaaaaatgaaaggaaagtAAAGGGGGAAAGGAGGAAGCAAATTTCGAAACCCTAGCCTTCTCTCTCTAGTTGTagacaatgttttaaaaatcggaccgttaattgaaccagtgaagtgaaagggtcgagattcaaccgatcggaccggttcaacctcggttcaatgaattttttaaaaaataatttatataaatatatatatgtacaaaataagacatgtaatggactaatttaatattttatatgatgaaaagtttactattttttaataacttggatttttaaaaataaattttttaaattataagttaaaacaaataaatttcatctcaatttcaattatatctaaatccaaccccaaaatatcacaatattttgaaattatacaaaattcatgtctctgagaatttagatattatgaacttaaattttaatttacgttttggaatttagagattgcaatttaaaaaagaaaatttagagttcgaaggaagtcaagaaaattgaaaatagaaatgtaaacttgataagaaacaaaaaataagataaaagtgagtggttgtggcattaaataatttgggttaaaaaaaattcttttttaacttttttcaatttaatggacaaaaacaaaatgaaaagatggaagaaaacatcaataaattaaaaataaagaggtttgattaaaaagggagtgacaaaagaaaagagaatagagagagaaagagagagagttgaaaattaaaaagaaagagccatgaggggatgagattttgtaagaaaaagggaaaaaaaaatatgagtgtttgctttatataaataagttatcaaaaaaaactaataagatgtgacggtgcaacggttaatacattggtcttttattacaaaggtcttggttcgaatcttgatagctgcattttgcaaaactttaaaaaaaaaaaaaaaaaagagggaatgcTGAAAACCGAAAAACCGCCGGTTCAATCCGGTTCGGCGGTTTTCACGGTTCAACCGGTCTTTGACCGGTTTTCTAGCAAAGTCAACAATGTcattgaaccggaccggtgccatggccggttcgcggttcaaccggtcgaaccggccggtccggtccggttttcaaaacattggttgTAGAGGGTTAGGGCTACAAACGAATTGAGTCGAGTCAAGTTTTTTGCTAATCaagccgagtctcgactaaattttaccaagttcgaactcgaactcgagttcgaacttgaaaaaaaataaaaaataaatattttatttttaaaaaaataaataaaataatatttttttcctaataaataataaaatattaagaatatatatgtaattttactattaaaataagaaaataaaaatatatatacttaaaattaaaaatatatatacttaaaatttaaaaaaaaataatattatatatatattcgaaCTCGCGAGCCggtttaatattttgagctcgattTCGACTCAAgccagctcgagctcgattcgTTTGCGGCCCTAagagggtaaagtgataatatgTCAGGAACTGATTTAGGAGTAGTGTCGTTTTATTCAATAAAGCTTGCGTTTAGCCAAATACACTGAAGGATGCACGAAACGGTGTCGTCCTACTTAAAGCTGTCCGTTGGTCATTAATTGTAGTTAGTTACAGATATTTGCATAAAACCCTAGCTTGTAACAGCAATTCTGTTAAGCAATTAATACCAAATTGGTTAAtctgtttttttctttcctttcttctgtCATGttctctctccttttctctctccctctttctctctctctctcttcccttttCAGACCCTTTACTCTCGGATTCCGGTGAATATTCCGGTCATTAGAGCCTTCGGTCCTAACATAATAACCCTTATTGTCAGGAATTGGGAGTGCTACGTCACCGTTTTAAGCAATTTGTATAAGTAAAAGGAAGGAAACAACGCATAAGTAAGACGGCGTCGTAATGGCTTGAAATCAGATGAAATTAGGGCTTAAGTGGAACGGCGTCGTTTTGATAGCCAAATAAGAAATTATTTAGTCGGTTAGCTTGTCTATTTGTACTCATGCAATTGGTGGTAGGgttgcaaacgagccgagtcgagtcgagttttgagttaatcgagccgagtctcgactaaatttttccaaattcgagctcgacgagctggcaattttcgagctcgagctcgaaaaaaataaaaaataattattttatttttaaaaaaataaataaaataatattttttctgaataaataataaaatattaaggttatatacgtaatttcactatgaaaataaaaaataaaaaatatatataatatacgtaattttattattaaataaaaataaaaataaaaaaaaattatatatattcaagctcgcgagccgggcttaatattctgagctcgagttcgagctcgagtttgactcgagccggctcgagctcgattaatatcgagctcgactcgagtttgactcgagccgctcgcgagtggctcgattcgtttgcagccctaattgGTGGGAAGTGGTTTGTTAGGATGGcggcaatgttttgaaaatcggaccaggccggccggttcgaccggttgaaccgtgaaccggccatggcaccggtccggttcaatgCCATAGTTGACTTTGTCAGAAAACCGGTCAAGAACCGGTCGAACCGTAAAAATCGCGATTGAACCGCTATTGAACCGGTTTTCaaccttcctcttttttttttttttgtaaaatgcagttatcaagattcgaactcaagagtcaagacctttgtaatagaagaccaatgtattaactgttgcaccatcacatcttattagttttttttgataacttatttatataaagcaaacacttatatttcttttttctatttttcttacaaaatctcatactctcatggctctttctttttaattttcaactctctctctttctctatcatcttttttttgtcactccctttttaatcaaatctctttatttttaatttattgatgttttcttccatcttttaatttggtttttgtccattaaattgaaaaaagttaaaaaagaattattttttgggtttttttaacccaaattatttaatgctacaaccactctcttttatctcattttttgtttcttatcaagtttacatttctattttcgattttcttgaccTCCTTCGAActctaaacttccttttttaaattgcaatctttaaaacgtaaattaaaatttaagtttacaatatctaaattctcatagacgtgaattttgtataatttcaaaatattgtgatatttttggattgGATTTAGACATAATTGAAAtcgagatgaaatttatttgttttaacttataatttaaaattttatttttaaaaaatccaagttattaaaaaatagtaaacctttcatcatataaagtattaaattaatccattacatgtcttattttgtacatatacatttatataaataattttttaaaaaatttattgaaccgagattgaaccggtccgaccgattaaacctcgaccctttcacttcaccggttcaattaacggtccggtttttaaaacattggatGGCGGGTAATTGAATCAGGATTGTAAATTGGGGAGGGCCAAACGTTGTCGTTTTGATTAAATAGGGATTTAAAAGTCAGTTAGTTAGTTAGTGGCTGAGTCACGGACGCTGTAATAAAAGCGGGGCCCACTGCTTGGCAAGGCACAAGAGTAATAACAGAaatctgtttctttctttctcaacTTCTCTCTCTCGCattctccctctctttctctcattTCTTCTTATCTCTTAATCCTTTCCAATTGAATGGTTAATCACTGCCAATTGCATGATTAATCATTCTCTTCTCAACTTTCCCTCCCTTCTCTCCTCTGCTCTTCTCTCTCCCTCGTCTGAAACCCTTTCCCTAATTTCCCCAATTCCTGATTTCTCTGATTTCTCCCTTCAGACATCCAAGATCAGGTCAGGTACCTGACACTTATACTCTCAACTCTCGAGTCTCCGCTaaccacaaaaagaaaaaaaacgaaaggaaagaaaaggggaaaaggagGAAGCAAAAATGGTGTACTACTTCAAAGCGAGACCTGAGGCCGGAGATTACACCATCTTCATGAGCCTCGACAATCACGAGAACGAGGAGCTCTTCAAATACGGCTTCCCTGAAGATGTTTGGTAATTCTCAAACCCTAGCTTTTTTCTAATTTAGGTAGCGTATACATTGTgtgaaattttagatttttgtttggattttggagtgtAAAATGGTTTTCTTGATGTTTTACGTGTTGTTTATTAGCATctaattttgtattttgagaTTGTATTGAGTTGAGAATTTTAGTGCTCCGTTGAGTTTTTGGTTATCGGTTGAAAAAGTACGTCTCCTGGAAAATGTTGATTTAGATTAGTGGCTATTTAATTTTGTTCTTGAATTCTCGGAcctaaatttaaaataatttaaattattttttactaAATGATTGGTTAGATTTATGAGGTATTGCGCCTGTGCTTGTTAGTACTTGAAGAAGGATATGTAAATGCAAAAGGAGTTCGTCTAGACTGTAAAAAGGCCATCTTGATACATGAGGCTCTTGTCAGCCTAGTGGTTTGAGAAAGTATTGGTGGATAGTGAAAGAAAGAAGTTCGATTTTACAAAGAAAGATTCTTTACTGGGCATGTTCTGATAAAGAAAAGAGTCTTTGGTGACTTTCTTTGAGATTGGAGCATCTTCTGGTAGAAGTTGTTGAATTTAGCTGCTAGAGGTGGCAAGGTGGACATACATGAGTGATAGAAATGAGTAGTAGTACTTGTGAAGAAGGAAACCATTGTATTGGTCCTTTATTTAACCACTTTAATGCTTTAAGCTGTTTGTTTCTCAACAATGTTGCATTCAGGACAGTGTCTACCAGCAACTATTCTGTTACAATTTTAGAATGACATAGCCATGTgtttgaggaaatcatgaaatTGTAGTTAAGTTGATATGTTCTTAGGTGGTAGGTGTAACTAGTAAGTGCATGAACTTCCTTTCCtttcataattttattatacCTGTGAATCATGGTGTCATGCTATAGATTTCCCAAGGGATATATGTGTCTTTTGATGGGCAAGGAGGTTATGTGCCGTTTGTTTCAGTGCATTGTTTTTCATACCTGTTTGCCACTTATTGAAAACCTGAAGTCGCCTTGCAGGTTCCATGTGGATGAAATGCCATCCGCCCATGTCTTTCTGAGATTGCACAAGGGCCAAACATTTGATGATATACCAGAAGGTGTACTGGAAGATTGTGCACAATTAGTCAAAGCAAATTCCATCGAAGGTAAATTCTTATTTTCCTGTTATGTGCTGTTTCAAAGAGAAACTCTTTTTGTTTAATGGAATTAGTCTTCAGCTTCAAAAGCTGGTGAAATTTATTTTGCCCCGGTTTTTGAGGAATAAATGAGAGTGTGTAACGTATAAAAATTTAATCGAATGGGGAGAAAATATGGACACATCTCCTTTTCTTAATCTCTTATTCATTCACAATTAGCCTGACATTGTCATGTGGCAGGAAATGAGGTGAACAATATTGATGTTGTTTATACTCCATGGCATAATCTTAAAAAAACTGCCTCCATGGACGTTGGCCATGTTGGTTTCCACAACTCAAAAATGGTGAGTctatattatttttaaatagCTGGAGTATGATTCTCATTGTGCCTTGTGCTTCAGGATATGAAGTTCCATTCTCTGTTGATGGTAGACAAAAAATTTACCTATATCTGATCTTGGTTCTGCTTTAGGTTCGTATCGTCAAAGTGGAGAAACGAATAAATGAGATAGTTAATAGATTAAACCGGACAAAGGTGGAAAGGAAACCTGATTTGAAAGGTATGACTAGCAATTCTCCTTTAAGATATGTTCTGCTACACCAAACTGTTGTTCTTGTCTATATGCTTTTGTTTTGTCTGTCTTCAGCTGAGCGAGAAGCAGTTAATGTGGTAGAAAATGCTGAAGCTGAACCAACTGTTGATGATCACTTCGACAATTACACGAAATATATTGATGCGATCGAAAAGGTGGAGAAAGCTATCCTGGAGCGAATTGAGAAGCTGGAGAcacaaataataaaagaaatgaaggcGACGGAGACTTCGATTAGGAAAGATCTTAACCAGGTCAGCTGCACATTTcatcagtttttttttattccttgTTGCTTTGTATTGCATGTACCATTGTTTTATTCATTGTTTTGCATGTACCAAATGCAGATTTCTTCTACTGGAAAAAGGCGGTTCCATGTTGAATGGGCAAGGCTGTTGCTGAATGCAGCTGCCATCGGTGGAACCTTTTTTATGCTGTCTGTTGCTGGGAGGAATGCAAACAGAATGATGCGTGACGTTGGGGAGTACGGCAAGAAGACAATGGATGCTGTTGTAGATTCTATTAATGAAGTCAAGACTAAAAAATTACAGTTGGTCAAAGGGCCATTATTTTCATTATGGTGACCACCCATTAGTGGGCAAATATTGATAGGTCTTGCTTCCACAAGAAAGATGTTTGCTTGTTCTGCTGTTTGGACAGTTATAGTATGGCGCTGCTCAAGGAATCAATATTATGGAAGAGAAAATCTATTCTGTAATAATAGGACATACATTCAAAAACTGAAAGAGACTTGGTTGATAGGGACCAATTTATTGTGCTTATTGAGAAGTTTTGTGAAAATTGAGTTTTAGTTTGACTCAATAAAATGGTCAGGTAAGTATGAGTTGTCAAAAAATCCAGGTGACCCACCATTATTAGTTAGGATAAACTTTCAATTGCTCTTTCTTAGACTGTAATAACAGTTTTAAGATTCTGATGAAAAACCTGGTGAATTGTGTTTAATCTATGTCTTTAGTTTTAACTTGATTACAGTTTGGTTTAACTCTTGAGTAGACTGTAACTATTCAAGTTGAATCTGGGTGTCTTTTCTGTGAACATTGAGATATATTTTCTGTAATAATAATGAAAGGATGAAGATTTCCAGTGGGTAAAGACGTAATCAAACATTGGCATTGGAAAAAGTGGCAGGGCACTCTTGTTACGTTAATGGGGGGTGTTCTCAATTGACTTTTCAACTGATTTTAGATTCTAATTTTCCAGCATCTATGTTCTTGTTTGCTTTTGTGTCTACATTTTAGATTATTTGTAATTGGCAAATGAACTGAGAACTGAAATCCTGAATCTTCCCAATAGTATCTTTTGCTAATTCTGATTAAACACCTTTTTGTTAAATGTAAAGCGAGCGAAACAGCCCCATAGTAATGCATTTGTAATCATATCTGCTAAATCTTATTGTTTTCCTCTGGAAAAGAAGTAATTGTTGCTCTATTATGTTAAGCAATTTGAAAGTGTATTTTTGGAAAGGATAAGTTGTTTATCACAAAAAGTTTGTTATTATAATGTTTGCTAGTTTATCTAGTGGGTATGATGTATTGATAGATTCTTTTTCCTAACATGTACATTGTGTTCTGCTTGGAATTTTGAATCAGGCTGATGATGGTCTTGCGAATGAGGATAGTATCAGTCGACTGCCAGATGATTTGCTGTCAGATGTCCTTTCACGTTTGGACCTGATAGAGGCCGTTGGGACAAGAATTTTGTCAAGAAGGTGGAAAAATGTTTGCAAAGTTATGTCTGAACTCCACCTAGATTGCCTTGACATGTTTAGGCCTAATTGCTCTCACGATATGGGTAGCCATCGGGTAAAGTGTAGGTTTTTGGAAGCTGTAGATCAGTCTTTACAGCTTTATTCAGATCAAAGCATAACTTATTTGAGAATTTCATGCTGTTTCATGAAAGAATTTGAGCCCAAATTCACTCAATGGATGCAGGTTGTAGCTACTTTAGATGTTCAGGAACTTGACCTCAAATTTATCTGTTCTTCTTTGCCTCTTTATGAATGTGTAAAATCCAACATGGGTGAGCTTTTCCCTGTCTCATTTCAGCTTCTTACTGCAGTAGCTACAATGAAACATTTGCGCTTATTGGCTTGTTCTTTGCAACCAAGTTTCCCTACCCAATTTAATTCCCTTGAGGGCCTTTATTTAGACTTGGTTCACCTGAGTGATGGAGAATTACCGAGAATGTTGTCCTCTTGTGTTAACCTTCAGACTCTTAGACTCGGATTTTGTAAACTTACTCCTAAGCTTTCTATCTCTGCTCCGTGTCTCCAATTGAAGTTTCTGTATGTTCATTCCTGTCCTGGTTTGGAGGAGATTGATATCTCATATCTGTGCTGGCAACCtgcttactttttctttctttcacaaTGGCCCGATAAAGTTTTCGCTCTGTGTTCCCAAACTAGAAGATGCACGCATCACCTTCACTGGCAATGG
It includes:
- the LOC113703971 gene encoding uncharacterized protein; translated protein: MVYYFKARPEAGDYTIFMSLDNHENEELFKYGFPEDVWFHVDEMPSAHVFLRLHKGQTFDDIPEGVLEDCAQLVKANSIEGNEVNNIDVVYTPWHNLKKTASMDVGHVGFHNSKMVRIVKVEKRINEIVNRLNRTKVERKPDLKAEREAVNVVENAEAEPTVDDHFDNYTKYIDAIEKVEKAILERIEKLETQIIKEMKATETSIRKDLNQISSTGKRRFHVEWARLLLNAAAIGGTFFMLSVAGRNANRMMRDVGEYGKKTMDAVVDSINEVKTKKLQLVKGPLFSLW